The following are encoded in a window of Paenibacillaceae bacterium GAS479 genomic DNA:
- a CDS encoding LL-diaminopimelate aminotransferase has product MADRIGADKLERLGSSIFDEVAAWRAAAAAAGQDVIDLSIGSPDLPPSTRIMQALSEAALKPTSYRYPTSHGSEAFRRKAAEWMSFRFDAKIDAHDGLVTLMGSQDGLAHLALALCNPGEKAIVPDPGYPVYAALLAVAGVEPVQLKLRPEDGFLPQPDSLSDEVWDEARFVLLGLPGNPVGAASNLELLERLLAKCRKHNTILVHDLAYSEMGYDGYRPQSVLALPGALDIAVEFHSMSKSFHMAGCRIGFLAGNPEAVGALRRLKANIDYGVFSAVQQAAIAALDEAMEPGYVGYGRIYESRRNALVRALNEAGWPVEPPAATMFIWAAVPQPPQGGKRWSSRAFAERLLMDTGIAVVPGDAFGSEGEGYVRIAFVEQEERLIEAAERIARWLPVFWKGEG; this is encoded by the coding sequence ATGGCTGATCGCATCGGAGCGGACAAGCTGGAGCGCCTTGGCTCCTCGATTTTTGACGAGGTGGCGGCTTGGCGGGCTGCAGCTGCTGCGGCTGGACAGGATGTCATCGACCTTAGCATAGGCAGTCCTGATTTGCCGCCAAGCACTCGTATTATGCAGGCTTTGAGCGAGGCAGCGCTTAAACCGACCTCTTATCGCTATCCGACGTCGCATGGCAGCGAGGCGTTCCGCCGCAAAGCCGCGGAGTGGATGAGCTTCCGCTTCGATGCCAAAATTGATGCGCATGACGGCTTGGTGACGTTGATGGGATCGCAGGATGGGCTTGCCCATCTTGCGCTTGCGCTCTGCAATCCGGGCGAGAAGGCGATTGTGCCAGATCCCGGCTATCCGGTATATGCGGCATTGCTGGCCGTTGCCGGTGTAGAGCCTGTTCAGCTCAAGCTGCGCCCTGAGGACGGTTTTTTGCCCCAGCCGGACAGCTTGTCGGATGAGGTGTGGGATGAAGCCCGTTTTGTGCTGCTTGGATTGCCGGGCAATCCTGTTGGAGCGGCTTCCAACCTAGAATTGTTGGAACGGCTGCTGGCCAAATGCCGCAAGCATAATACGATTCTCGTCCATGACCTGGCCTATTCTGAGATGGGCTATGACGGCTATCGGCCACAGTCTGTACTCGCTTTGCCTGGAGCGTTGGACATTGCCGTTGAGTTCCATTCTATGTCCAAGAGTTTCCATATGGCCGGCTGCCGTATTGGCTTCCTGGCCGGCAATCCGGAAGCAGTCGGTGCGTTGCGCAGGCTGAAAGCAAACATCGATTACGGCGTGTTCAGCGCCGTGCAGCAAGCTGCCATTGCCGCACTCGATGAGGCAATGGAACCTGGTTATGTCGGCTACGGCCGCATTTATGAGAGTCGCAGAAATGCGCTGGTGCGGGCTTTGAACGAAGCAGGCTGGCCGGTGGAACCGCCAGCAGCAACGATGTTTATATGGGCCGCCGTACCGCAGCCGCCGCAAGGCGGCAAGCGTTGGAGCAGCCGTGCCTTTGCGGAACGCTTGTTAATGGATACAGGCATTGCCGTTGTGCCTGGAGATGCATTTGGAAGCGAAGGCGAAGGATATGTGCGGATTGCATTTGTGGAGCAAGAAGAACGGTTAATTGAGGCGGCAGAGCGGATCGCTCGTTGGTTGCCGGTATTTTGGAAGGGAGAGGGTTAG
- a CDS encoding arsenate reductase, producing the protein MLSKQDLTIYEYSKCGTCRKAIKDLEEGGRELHRIPVFDEPPSKEQLRELVRKSGLPLKKFYNTSGEVYKELGLKDKLADMSEDEQLQLLASNGRLLKRPIVTDGNKVTVGYKPEEYREAWHG; encoded by the coding sequence ATGTTGAGTAAGCAAGATTTGACCATCTATGAATATAGCAAGTGTGGCACTTGCCGCAAAGCCATCAAGGATTTGGAGGAGGGTGGCCGCGAGTTGCATCGCATTCCGGTTTTTGACGAGCCCCCTTCCAAGGAGCAGCTTCGCGAGCTCGTTCGCAAGAGTGGTCTTCCACTGAAAAAGTTTTACAATACCTCAGGCGAGGTTTACAAAGAGCTCGGCCTCAAGGACAAGCTTGCCGACATGAGCGAGGACGAGCAGCTCCAACTGCTTGCTTCCAATGGAAGGCTGCTTAAGCGGCCGATCGTTACCGACGGCAATAAGGTGACCGTTGGTTACAAGCCGGAGGAATACCGGGAAGCTTGGCATGGCTGA
- a CDS encoding 23S rRNA pseudouridine1911/1915/1917 synthase, which produces MATARTNPRYVQGTVPPLGYYEPIAVTAGEAEQGWKLSKLLERRLGVSRKLLSRLKLTEQGLMINGKRAYSGDPVAAGDICEIRMEQERSEDILAQPLPLNIVYEDRWLLLLNKPAGTVVHPTHGHYTGTLANAAVHHWQEQGQNVRFRPVHRLDEDTSGLVLIAKNPYVHQQLSEQHGDGRIRKGYLAYAYGAPAIALGRVDAPIDRDPAAPHYRIVTPIGYPSATRYETVETYASGTACKLRLRLETGRTHQIRVHMGWIGCSLIGDRMYGPGAAGTGCAAWEQAAARQALHAERLSFHHPMTGEEMSFSAALPPELNALEKLLRAQQPD; this is translated from the coding sequence GTGGCGACAGCTAGGACGAATCCAAGGTACGTACAAGGAACGGTACCGCCACTCGGCTACTATGAGCCGATTGCGGTGACCGCTGGTGAGGCGGAGCAGGGCTGGAAGCTGTCCAAGCTGTTGGAGAGGCGTCTGGGCGTCTCTCGCAAGCTGCTTTCTCGACTTAAGCTGACGGAACAAGGCCTCATGATCAACGGTAAACGAGCTTATTCCGGCGATCCAGTAGCGGCCGGGGATATTTGCGAGATTCGTATGGAGCAGGAGCGCTCCGAAGATATTTTGGCTCAGCCACTGCCGCTGAATATTGTCTATGAGGATCGCTGGCTGCTACTCTTGAATAAACCTGCGGGCACAGTTGTGCATCCGACGCATGGTCACTATACGGGGACACTCGCTAACGCCGCTGTTCATCATTGGCAAGAGCAGGGCCAGAATGTGCGCTTCCGACCTGTGCATCGACTGGACGAGGATACGTCGGGCCTTGTGCTGATCGCCAAAAACCCGTATGTGCATCAACAGCTGTCGGAGCAGCATGGCGATGGGCGCATTCGTAAAGGTTATTTGGCGTATGCCTATGGCGCACCTGCGATAGCATTAGGACGTGTAGATGCTCCGATTGACCGTGATCCGGCAGCGCCGCATTACCGAATTGTAACTCCCATCGGTTATCCTTCCGCGACGCGTTATGAGACGGTCGAGACCTATGCGAGCGGGACGGCCTGCAAACTCCGACTGCGGCTGGAAACGGGTCGCACGCATCAGATCCGCGTTCATATGGGCTGGATCGGCTGCTCGCTCATCGGCGACCGCATGTACGGCCCTGGTGCGGCTGGCACGGGCTGTGCAGCATGGGAGCAGGCGGCGGCTCGCCAGGCGCTGCATGCCGAGCGGTTAAGTTTCCATCACCCGATGACGGGGGAAGAGATGAGCTTTTCAGCAGCGCTGCCGCCTGAGCTTAATGCTTTAGAAAAGCTGTTGCGGGCGCAGCAGCCTGATTGA
- a CDS encoding cob(I)alamin adenosyltransferase, giving the protein MKLYTRTGDTGQTSLIGGRVNKDDVQVEAFGTIDELNAYTGAARAAAIEDSRMAGLAAMLEEIQHELFDCGSDLSYANPRPEQLKVTDEMNKRLESWIDELDGECPPIKRFILPGGTALAASLHICRTVCRRAERRTVALAGAKEINPAVIRYLNRLSDFFFAASRAANFRAGQQDTEYVRGADVFRGDS; this is encoded by the coding sequence TTGAAGTTATATACGAGAACGGGCGATACCGGACAGACTTCCCTAATCGGCGGTCGTGTCAATAAGGACGATGTCCAGGTTGAGGCTTTTGGCACAATAGATGAACTGAATGCATACACAGGGGCAGCCCGCGCAGCAGCTATAGAAGATTCCAGAATGGCCGGTCTGGCCGCGATGCTGGAAGAAATCCAGCATGAGCTTTTCGACTGCGGCTCCGATCTCAGCTATGCGAATCCGAGGCCGGAGCAACTTAAAGTAACCGATGAGATGAACAAACGGCTGGAGAGCTGGATCGATGAGCTGGACGGTGAGTGCCCGCCTATCAAACGATTCATTTTGCCCGGCGGGACCGCTCTGGCCGCATCATTGCATATATGCCGCACGGTATGCCGCCGCGCGGAGCGCAGAACGGTGGCGCTGGCAGGCGCTAAGGAAATCAATCCAGCGGTGATCCGCTATTTGAATAGACTGTCGGATTTCTTTTTTGCGGCTTCCAGGGCGGCAAACTTTCGTGCGGGACAGCAGGATACCGAATACGTGCGTGGGGCGGATGTGTTTCGTGGCGACAGCTAG
- a CDS encoding Spo0E like sporulation regulatory protein: MTTGIEAGFVAEAESKSLSAGSWTPFLRGLAEEIDELRKEMEQTYEQGSGFQSEHLLAISQKLDLKINEFLHHRLS; the protein is encoded by the coding sequence ATGACGACAGGGATAGAAGCCGGTTTTGTTGCTGAAGCGGAGTCCAAGTCATTATCGGCAGGTAGCTGGACCCCGTTTCTGCGCGGTCTTGCGGAGGAGATTGACGAGCTTCGCAAGGAGATGGAACAAACGTACGAGCAGGGATCGGGGTTCCAGTCGGAGCATCTTCTCGCCATTAGTCAAAAACTAGATCTCAAAATCAATGAATTCCTGCATCATCGTTTGAGCTAA
- a CDS encoding aminotransferase translates to MSLSKEFIKSSPQGTVVRSMSDYLSPQVREMKPSGIRRFFDLASSRKDVITLGVGEPDFVTPWHVRDACVAALEAGKTQYTSNAGTIELRGAIGQYLSDGFGVDYDPGKEILVTVGGSEAIDLALRALITPGDEILIPEPSYISYSPITALSGGVAVGIETFARDSFKLKAESLKAVITPRSKILVLSYPSNPTGGTMTLEDWLPIAKIVEEHDLIVISDEIYAELTYGSKHVSFAAIPGMKDRTILVSGFSKAFAMTGWRIGYACGHHEIIAAMLKIHQYTVMCASNMAQVAAYEALTNGLEEMQRMMESYNQRRRLVVSGLREIGLECHEPQGAFYAFPSIVSTGLTSEQFAERLVQEHGVAAVPGNVFGLGGEGHLRCSYATSVAQLTEAMDRIGTFVNKLKN, encoded by the coding sequence ATGAGTCTATCCAAAGAATTCATTAAAAGCAGCCCTCAGGGAACGGTCGTGCGCAGCATGTCCGATTACTTATCCCCTCAGGTGCGGGAAATGAAGCCTTCCGGTATCCGTCGTTTCTTCGATCTGGCTAGCAGTCGCAAGGATGTCATCACACTCGGTGTAGGCGAGCCGGACTTTGTCACCCCATGGCATGTGCGCGATGCTTGCGTGGCCGCGCTTGAAGCGGGCAAAACGCAATATACGTCCAATGCCGGTACAATTGAGCTGCGCGGCGCAATCGGCCAGTATTTGAGCGATGGCTTCGGCGTAGACTACGATCCCGGCAAAGAGATTCTCGTCACGGTGGGGGGCAGCGAAGCGATCGATTTGGCGCTGCGTGCGCTGATTACCCCTGGCGACGAGATTTTGATTCCTGAGCCTAGCTATATTTCCTATTCGCCGATCACCGCTCTCTCGGGAGGTGTTGCGGTAGGCATTGAGACGTTCGCGCGTGATTCCTTCAAGTTGAAGGCGGAATCGCTCAAAGCCGTTATCACTCCACGCTCCAAGATTCTCGTGCTTAGCTATCCAAGCAACCCGACCGGAGGCACGATGACCCTTGAGGACTGGCTCCCAATTGCCAAGATCGTTGAGGAGCATGATCTGATCGTCATCTCCGATGAAATCTATGCAGAGCTTACCTACGGAAGTAAACATGTAAGCTTTGCCGCGATTCCTGGAATGAAGGATCGTACTATTCTGGTCAGTGGTTTTTCCAAGGCGTTTGCAATGACGGGCTGGAGGATCGGTTATGCTTGTGGACATCATGAGATAATCGCAGCGATGCTCAAAATTCATCAGTACACCGTCATGTGCGCGTCCAATATGGCTCAGGTAGCCGCTTATGAGGCGCTGACGAACGGCTTGGAAGAGATGCAGCGGATGATGGAATCCTACAACCAGCGGCGCAGGCTCGTCGTCAGCGGACTTCGCGAGATTGGTCTGGAATGCCATGAGCCGCAAGGAGCGTTTTACGCTTTCCCGTCCATCGTGAGTACAGGCTTGACCTCGGAACAATTTGCGGAGCGGCTCGTACAGGAGCATGGTGTAGCAGCCGTACCTGGTAATGTGTTCGGATTAGGCGGAGAAGGGCATTTGAGATGCTCTTACGCTACGTCAGTGGCTCAGCTGACAGAGGCGATGGATCGTATCGGTACATTTGTAAATAAACTTAAAAATTAA
- a CDS encoding DNA-binding transcriptional regulator, Lrp family, with the protein MDDKKLKVLELLKEDARRSPQLIATMLGQPQNEVEQAIAELEQDHVIVKYAPVINWSKVDDQKVTALIEVQITPERGRGFEGIAERIYLYPEVKSVYLMSGAYDLLVEVEGRTLNEVANFVSGKLSPIDSVLSTKTFFILKKYKQDGIILEEKEGDQRLLVTP; encoded by the coding sequence ATGGATGATAAGAAACTTAAGGTGCTCGAACTGCTGAAAGAAGACGCGCGCAGGAGCCCACAACTGATCGCAACAATGCTCGGACAACCGCAGAATGAGGTGGAGCAAGCGATCGCGGAACTGGAACAGGATCACGTCATCGTCAAATACGCGCCCGTAATTAACTGGAGCAAAGTGGACGATCAGAAGGTCACCGCCTTAATCGAGGTTCAAATTACGCCGGAGAGAGGACGCGGCTTCGAAGGCATTGCCGAGCGCATTTACCTGTATCCGGAAGTGAAAAGCGTATATTTGATGTCTGGAGCCTACGATCTGCTCGTTGAAGTGGAAGGACGCACGCTCAACGAGGTTGCCAATTTTGTATCGGGCAAGCTTTCACCTATTGATTCCGTGCTTTCCACAAAAACCTTTTTTATTTTGAAGAAATACAAGCAGGACGGCATAATCTTAGAAGAAAAAGAAGGCGATCAGCGGTTGCTGGTTACGCCGTAA
- a CDS encoding Coat F domain-containing protein: protein MNQQNGMQLPKLPDADWAYTVLSDLKRVVREYATAATESTCPDVRKMFTDLTNSSLQMQGELYNAMQSANMYDTSSPVLRQEIQKQIQTYTHTQQQTQQFIGQRLSGMKQAQPFMAQPMGQQQSDSPLYN, encoded by the coding sequence ATGAATCAGCAGAATGGGATGCAACTGCCTAAGCTTCCGGACGCTGACTGGGCGTATACCGTACTCTCCGACTTGAAACGGGTCGTTCGTGAATACGCAACGGCGGCGACGGAATCAACCTGTCCCGATGTCCGCAAGATGTTCACGGATCTGACGAACAGCAGCCTGCAAATGCAAGGCGAACTCTATAACGCCATGCAATCGGCCAATATGTACGATACCTCCTCTCCGGTGCTCCGTCAGGAGATTCAAAAGCAAATTCAGACGTACACGCATACGCAGCAGCAGACGCAGCAATTCATCGGGCAGCGGCTTAGCGGTATGAAACAGGCACAGCCGTTCATGGCGCAGCCGATGGGGCAGCAGCAATCCGACTCGCCGCTTTATAACTAA
- a CDS encoding spore coat protein H has translation MRAGLPVRSVYINAIGEAELAKDAWSRRFIPVQLKAGGRTTGARIRHRGGHTREYPKKSYEIQLDGGLVLHWNAESDDPSMIRNALSFRFMEQIGVPAPRTRHVWLDINGETLGLYLEIEAVNSRFFALRNIPYRSLLYAANDSANFERTHSDSVIRKKDLSEGYEFMEGDGETISRLCTFIRDIHRQKGDKLRALLEEYVDIPAYFSWLSGVVLTGNFDGFEQNYALYEEAEERKYNILPWDYEGTWGRNCYGKPCSAGTVRIEGYNGLTRRLLQFPDLKRNYALKLEKMLEEEFTNEQVGPVIDELHGRLAPAVRVDSSRLATKSLFSEEAMFIRRYMEERKLIILHELKRWQGALSSVMPARVRVKGIEG, from the coding sequence ATGAGAGCTGGATTGCCAGTCAGATCAGTCTATATTAATGCCATCGGCGAGGCTGAGCTGGCTAAGGACGCGTGGAGCCGAAGATTTATTCCCGTACAGTTGAAAGCAGGAGGTCGAACAACTGGAGCCCGGATCCGGCATCGTGGGGGACATACCCGCGAGTATCCCAAGAAATCTTATGAAATTCAGTTGGATGGAGGACTCGTGCTGCATTGGAATGCCGAATCGGATGATCCTTCGATGATTCGCAACGCCCTGTCTTTCCGCTTCATGGAACAGATCGGCGTGCCGGCCCCTCGTACACGACATGTTTGGCTGGACATCAATGGAGAGACGCTGGGACTCTACCTTGAGATTGAGGCCGTGAATTCGCGTTTTTTTGCCCTGCGGAATATTCCTTATCGCTCTTTGCTCTATGCAGCCAATGACAGCGCCAACTTCGAACGTACTCACAGCGATTCGGTAATACGCAAAAAGGATCTCTCGGAGGGCTATGAGTTCATGGAAGGTGACGGAGAAACGATTTCTCGGTTATGCACCTTCATTCGTGACATTCACCGCCAGAAGGGAGATAAGCTCCGCGCTCTGCTGGAAGAGTATGTAGACATTCCGGCTTATTTCAGCTGGCTGTCGGGAGTTGTGCTCACCGGCAACTTTGACGGCTTCGAGCAGAATTATGCGCTGTATGAGGAAGCGGAAGAGCGTAAATACAACATTCTACCTTGGGATTACGAGGGTACATGGGGCCGCAACTGTTACGGCAAACCTTGCTCTGCCGGAACAGTTCGTATTGAAGGTTACAACGGCTTGACTCGTCGCCTGCTCCAATTTCCAGACTTGAAGCGCAACTATGCACTTAAGCTGGAAAAAATGCTGGAGGAGGAATTTACGAACGAGCAGGTCGGACCTGTCATTGACGAACTGCATGGGCGACTTGCGCCGGCAGTTCGTGTGGACTCCAGTCGCCTCGCGACAAAAAGCTTATTCAGTGAAGAGGCTATGTTCATCCGCCGTTACATGGAGGAAAGAAAGCTCATTATTTTGCATGAGCTTAAGCGTTGGCAAGGCGCTCTATCTTCCGTAATGCCGGCCCGCGTCCGTGTGAAAGGGATTGAGGGATGA
- a CDS encoding MFS transporter, YQGE family, putative transporter, giving the protein MGGLALLWHNVLVRDFSFFGHSVAMGVSPVKSEEVLPRPSRKGLLRGQPLKLLLVLTLFNSANALSGVFVPVYLFKANQSYLLVGVFSLLQYAAGGLCVWLVGSWVKRKGLVSSLRAGLALSGAFYLAVLLLGQRAVDWAAVLGLISGTASGCFWLAYNVLYFEITEKNNRDAYNGMAGLLASAVGMAAPFLSGLIIGASRGNVGYTFIFSLSLALFATAAIISASIRKRPPQGKYNWSFPIKELRIVNSPWRRFAPAIVLQGLRDGVFMFVLGLAVYAATGAEQKVGTFYLVTSLVAMATFWLCGRWLKPSRRKWAMLGGTLALAGVILPLLGGMSYSSLLLLGIGTSLFAPLYMIPMTSSVFDLMGRNDEAVQNRVELTVLREAALTAGRLVGTTAFLIVAGSAAGESGFPWLLLALGSAPILGWWWIRNMLDTATCTGSGTTAGGTRRG; this is encoded by the coding sequence ATGGGTGGGTTAGCTCTGCTTTGGCACAACGTACTTGTGCGTGATTTTTCGTTTTTTGGGCATTCTGTGGCGATGGGGGTGTCGCCTGTGAAAAGCGAAGAAGTGCTTCCTCGTCCTTCGAGAAAAGGGTTACTGCGAGGGCAGCCGCTGAAGCTGTTGCTCGTGCTTACGCTGTTCAACAGTGCCAATGCACTGTCCGGCGTATTCGTTCCGGTATATCTATTCAAAGCGAATCAGTCCTACCTATTGGTCGGCGTGTTCTCCTTACTGCAATACGCTGCTGGTGGACTTTGTGTGTGGCTGGTGGGTTCCTGGGTCAAGCGCAAAGGATTAGTCTCCTCACTACGAGCTGGGCTTGCGCTGTCGGGAGCCTTTTATTTAGCTGTGCTGCTGCTCGGGCAGCGGGCGGTGGATTGGGCGGCCGTTCTCGGTCTGATTAGCGGTACTGCCAGCGGCTGTTTTTGGCTTGCCTACAATGTTCTCTATTTTGAAATTACCGAGAAAAACAACCGCGACGCCTACAACGGTATGGCTGGCTTGTTAGCCTCCGCCGTTGGCATGGCAGCCCCATTCCTATCGGGATTAATTATCGGCGCTAGCCGGGGGAATGTCGGTTATACGTTTATTTTCAGCCTATCGCTTGCTCTGTTCGCGACCGCGGCAATTATTAGTGCAAGCATCCGCAAACGTCCTCCACAAGGCAAGTACAACTGGAGCTTCCCGATTAAGGAGCTTCGCATTGTGAATAGCCCTTGGCGGAGGTTTGCACCTGCCATCGTTCTTCAAGGGCTGAGGGATGGTGTATTTATGTTTGTACTTGGCTTGGCGGTTTATGCCGCAACTGGCGCGGAGCAAAAGGTTGGTACGTTTTATCTCGTAACGTCATTAGTTGCAATGGCGACCTTCTGGCTGTGCGGGCGCTGGTTAAAGCCTTCTCGCCGCAAATGGGCGATGCTTGGCGGCACGCTTGCGCTTGCCGGAGTCATCCTCCCTTTGCTGGGAGGCATGTCCTATTCCAGCCTGCTCCTGCTTGGCATCGGCACCTCGCTATTTGCGCCGTTATACATGATTCCGATGACCTCGTCCGTCTTCGATCTGATGGGTAGAAATGACGAGGCCGTGCAGAACAGGGTGGAGCTTACTGTACTTCGGGAAGCAGCGCTGACAGCCGGTCGGCTGGTTGGGACGACGGCTTTTCTGATTGTGGCCGGTTCGGCTGCCGGAGAGAGTGGATTCCCCTGGCTACTGTTAGCGCTGGGATCGGCTCCGATTTTGGGCTGGTGGTGGATTCGGAATATGCTGGATACCGCAACCTGCACCGGCTCTGGTACAACAGCAGGCGGAACGCGAAGAGGATAA
- a CDS encoding putative membrane protein, translating into MSGIVDRLLDNAYASSVIYVAVVVMALILFLTVFEWVTRYECWEEIRKGNVSVALATGGKIFGICNIFRFSAGAGDSIYESLLWGACGFVVLLLAYFLFEFLTPVFRIDEEIRKDNRAVGLIAMIISVSVSYVIGATI; encoded by the coding sequence ATGTCTGGAATCGTTGACAGGCTGCTTGACAATGCCTATGCTTCATCCGTGATTTATGTCGCTGTAGTAGTAATGGCGCTGATCCTGTTCTTGACGGTTTTTGAATGGGTGACGCGTTATGAGTGCTGGGAAGAAATCCGCAAGGGCAATGTTTCGGTCGCGCTTGCGACAGGCGGCAAGATTTTCGGCATCTGCAACATCTTCCGCTTTTCTGCAGGAGCCGGTGATTCCATCTATGAGAGTCTGCTTTGGGGGGCGTGTGGATTCGTAGTTCTGCTCCTGGCGTATTTCCTATTTGAATTTTTGACGCCGGTATTTCGGATTGACGAGGAGATTCGCAAGGATAACCGCGCGGTCGGGCTAATCGCCATGATCATATCGGTATCCGTATCCTATGTGATCGGCGCCACGATTTAA